DNA sequence from the Sinorhizobium sp. RAC02 genome:
CGCGATTAACATCGCCTCGGCACAGATACGGCATGCCGGCTTCATCTCCATGCTTCAAGCGAATGTTCACCGCCACGGCTTGAGACCTGGCGACGTCGAAATCGAACTTACCGAGAACATCCTGCTCGATGAAGCTGGCGATGAGATCGCCAGCACGCTGAAGACATTGCAAAGTGCAGGCTTTTCCATTGCACTAGACGACTTCGGGACTGGCTATGCCTCGCTTTCTCACCTCGGCCGCTTTCCCATTGATCGCATCAAGATAGACCATGGCTTCGTGTCCCGGATAAGCAGCACGCAGGATACCTGTACAATCGTTCGTGCGATCATCGGCCTTGCCCATGCCCTCGGCATGACAGTCGTTGCCGAGGGCATTGAAACGCCTGACCAGTTGGAGCAGCTACTGGCCTATGGTTGTGATTTTGGCCAGGGTTACCTGTTTTCGCCGCCGCTTGCGCCAGACCAGCTGGCGACCTGCTTCCGCCACGGAATGGATTTCGCCCCAACTGCAGCAGTCCTCGGCGGACCTCCCGGCGCGGCCCGACCCAACACTTGATCCTGGTTTGCGGCCATTGCACTCCGGGGCTGAAGGAGAGCCGCGACGCAAACCGCCCGGGAAGGTAGGTCGCGGCAACCGCAGCGGTGCCACTCAACCGTGGGTGAAGTGCATCGCACGATCGCCTTCATCGGAAACGTCCTTTTGTGAAAGGCGAAACGAGAACACCCGACAGGGCGGCGGTTCCCTCCCGCGCATGGTCGTGCGGATGAGGAGTTGCAGGACCGTGAAGCAATGCATAAATTGCGTCCGCGGCGCTAAGGCCGTTCAGATCACGAGGATAGAATGGCAACTGGAACCGTAAAATTTTTCAATCAGGACAAGGGCTTTGGCTTCATCACGCCGGATAGCGGCGGGCCAGACGTATTTGTCCACGTGTCGGCCTTGCAGGCTGGCGGCTCGCTTCAGGACGGCCAAAAGGTCAGCTATGACGTTGGCCAGGACCGCAAGACCGGAAAGTCGAAGGCGGAAAACGTTCACTCGATCTGATCGAGCACCATGTGCGGCCTTGCGATGCCAGATGAGGCGCATCGCAAGGCCGCTACCGTATCAAAGAGCAGCGGGTTCTCGCAGGAAACACCCCGCACTCGCCGCAGCCGCAGATACCTTGCAGCGGTGGTTACAATATGACCGGGATCATCCGACAGCCCCCTCAGTGCCGGTTTCGCCCTGCTACTCCTCGCTTCCGTTCTCGCTGCTCCTGGTGGGTGTCAGCGTGACGAATAGCCTCCTTGATCGCCGAAAGTGTCTGAAACCGCCCCTATCGAGCGGATTCATTTGCTCGGCGCCGAGCGAAGCAGATTTATTGTGCAGCGCAGCAACCATATCTCCATCCAGGGGTTAGAGTGGACGCGCCAGCCCGGCGCGTCACCTGGAGCACCCGATGAGATCCTTATCCGATACACTCGAACGCCTCGCGCGGATGCGGTCGAGCAAACCCACGACACCAACCGCCTCCTCCATCCTGAGAAAGCTCGATCATTTCGGGAGCAACCCCGGCGCCCTGTCAGCCTGGCACCATATACCCAAGCAATTGCCGGTCGCACCGGCCTTGGTGGTCGTGCTGCACGGCTGCACGCAGACCGCCGCCGGCTACGACGCCGGTTCTGGCTGGACCGCGCTGGCCGAGGACGACGGCTTCGTGGTGCTCTTTCCCGAACAGGTTCGGCAGAACAATGCGAACCTGTGCTTCAACTGGTTCAGCGTCGCTGACACGCAGCGCGATCGGGGCGAGGCGCTGTCCATCCGGCAGATGATTGCGACGATGGTCGCTACCCACCCTATCGATGAACGGCGGATCTACATCACTGGCCTCTCGGCGGGCGGCGCGATGGCAAATGCCATGATGGCCTGCTACCCGGACGTGTTTGCGGGTGGCGCCATCATCGCCGGCCTTCCCTATGCTGCCGCTTCGAGCATTCCGGAGGCGTTTGATCGCATGCGCGGTCACGGACTTGCCCCGACCAATGTCGCGCAGACAAGCCTGCGCGCCGCCTCGCGGCATGATGGCGCGTGGCCGACGATTTCCGTCTGGCATGGAGCGAGCGACAAGACGGTGGTTCCCGAAAATGCGGCGGCGATCGTCGCGCAATGGCGCGGCGTGCATGGCCTGGCGGACCACCCGACCGCATCGGAAACATTTAACCGGCATTCCCGATCGGTGTGGCGTGATGCGCACAGCAGGGATGCGATAGAGCTTTACCAGATCTCCGGCATGGGACACGGAACGCCCATCGACGCATCCTCGGGCTATGGCAGGGGCGCACCCTTCATGCTCGATGTCGGCATATCCTCCACGGTAGAGATCGCACGAAACTGGGGCCTTGTCGCCTCCTTCGAGCGTCGCGAAAATACGAGACCCGAAACATCGCGGGAGCAGCCGGCCGCGCGCCAAACGCCGCCAAGCGGCGGCGCTGAAAACAAGATTCAATCAGTCATCGAGAAAGCACTGCGCTCGGCCGGGCTGATGAAATGAGAAGCCGGTCCCCAACCTATCGCACTCTACGTTCCGCCCGGCGGAACGTCATCTCCGCTCGAAGGCTTGTGAGTCCAGCCCACCCGAAAATGTGATCGGATTTTCGAATGTCTGCAGAAAGGACATTGAACGACCTCTTCCTTGAGGCGCGGAAGAAAGAGGTCGGCGTTCAGGGTTCTCAAATCGCTTGAGCGCCGGTCATTATAGGATGCCGTATTGGAGCCCAGAGGTTCTGGCACCGCTGCGAGGCGGCGTGAAATGGACGATGCGCGATGGCTGACGATTGCACCATCCCCGCCCGGCAAGGTTGGGGGGGCGCCCTAGTGCTTGGTCGCCATCCACAGAACATGGCGGGCACCACCGCGCTTGCCATTGGCGCGCACGTTCACCTCGTCGGTAGCAAAGCCTACGTCACGCAACCGGCGTGTAAAAGCGCTATCCGGCGCGGATGACCAGACGCCCAGCACCCCGCCTGCCCGTAGAGCAACCTTAGCGGCACGAAGGCCATTGTGGTTATAGAGGCTGTCGTTGGAGGCGCGCGTCAGGCCATCGGGACCGTTGTCGACATCAAGCAGGATGGCATCGAAGGCGGCCTTCGTCGACCGGATCAGCGCACCGACATCAACGACATGGATCTTGACGCGTGGATCATCGAGTGTGCCGTTGTGGAGATCGGCCATGGGTCCGCGCGCCCAATCGACGATCGCCGGAACGAGCTCCGCGACAACGATATGGGCGTCGTCGGCCAGGGCACCAAGAGCGGCCCGCAACGTGAACCCCATGCCGAGGCCACCGATCAATATGCTGGCGTTTTTCCGACCGGCAATCCGCTCGCAGCCAAGCGTCGCTAGCGCCTCTTCCGAACCGCTCAGCCTGCTGTTCATCAGCTCTGTCGCGCCAAGCATGATGGAAAACTCGCTACCCCGCTGCTTCAGGCGCAGCTCGCCGCCATCACCGGGAATGGGTGCACGATCGAGCTGAATCCAAGGAAGCATCGGCGTATCTCATTGTGTTGTTCAGAGGGCCTCGTAACATGAGTGCCGCACCAAACACATCATATTATTGACGAGCCGGAAAGCAATGAACCGCGCCAGTTCGCGGCTCCTGTGCCGAACAGGAACGGGTGAGCGTTTTCACCCATGCCGCCATCTGGCAGGGCTTTAGTGCCTGGCCTTTGTCAATCGATGCCTACACCCGCTCCATCGTCGGCTGGCGGTTAACCCGGACCGGCGGCCCCACATCACGAAAGCTCGGTTTCTCACAAAAACCCAGGGCGAAGACGACCCGTTTCCGAACCGCCTTCATCTCGAAGCTCCCGCGCATTGTCTCAACGCCTGCGATGCAGGAGCATCCCGGCATGATGGAGTACACCACCGCCAAAATCGCCGTCGGCCGTGAAGCCGGCATCGTCCCGGTACTCGATATGGTTGTCGGAAACGTCATATCGTCCCTGGTAGGCGCTTTCGCGCTGGCCACGCGCCTCGTCATAGCGCCCGTTCGCAAGCAGTTCATGCCGGACGCGTCCCTCCGCGGCTACCCACACCACAGGCCGACATAAGGATGGGCGATGGCGTCCCGCATCACTCGACCCTTCCCAAGAACGTTTCGATGGCTTGCGGCTCTACGACCCAGGCATAGTTGGCTCTGCGCCATCAGTAGGTTCCGGCTGTTTGTCATAGCCACCTCCTCCTTGACGCCACTAGAATCTTTCGGGAGCTTCAAGGCATGCCTCATGGCCCCTCGTCACCACCGGGATGTCGCGCGAAACCGATCAGGAGGTGCACCGCGGGTTCTGCTCGAGGTCATCGTGGAGCAGGTCCGGGTCCAGGTCCTCACCAGTCGTGTGTCAATCGATCATGGCGCGCAATCGTTGGACACCAGCGTCCGGACACTGCAACGGGAATTGAATCGTGGGCACCGATTTTCGCGGATTGTCGAGCGCAACAAGGGTTCCGCGACCCACTGAACTCCCGCAACACACCAACGGCTCGATCACGCCGGTATCGGCCGAATTGGGATATTCGTCTCCAGCCAACTTCGGGCACACTTTCCGAAAGGCAACCAGCCGCGGGCCGTGGGAGTTTCGCTCGACTGTCTCTTGTTGACAGGCCCACATCGACCGTTCGGCAACACGAACGTCACTTGGCAATACCAACTGTTTAGCGAATCTAGACAGCTATGGTCGTCAAAGACCAGGGGATGCGAGCGGTCAATCTTCCTCTATGGCGCCTCGGTCCATTTGCATTTGCCGCACCATGTTTCGTCCCGCGAGCGCCAGTTCAAACAAGAAGACAACGAGCGATCCAATGAGCGAGACGATGGCTCCTCCGAAGAACCAGAAGAGGTTTTCCTGGCGCAATTCGATGGCAAGAGTGCCAGCGAGCAGATTCAAGATCGCGCCGCCCGTGCAAATGCCGGCCACCACGCCAAGCGTCACCGCAACTTCAAGCACAAGTGCCCTTCGCCGCAAATAGGCAAGCTGCGACCGAAAGATCTTGTTTTGCTGCTGCCCACGATCGGTGATCTCGTTCAGCCGGTCCGATACTCTCCCGAGGCGGATGGTATAGATGCTGACAAAGCCTGCGGTGCCGGCCAACAGGAAAACCGGCGCTAAAGACGTTTGGATAACGACGGCAAGGTCACTGACAATCGGCGGTGTATCCATAAGCACTCCTCAGGTGTCCATCGCAGGCATTCCACGTCACCCGGCCTGCGATCAGTTCACGTAGACGACGACGCAGCGGCCGCTGTAGTTCTGGTAGCAGGTGCCTCCACAGCCCGGCGTTGCCGCCAGAGGCCTCGAGATCGACTTTCACCTGTTTCATCTCACTTGTCTTCTTGTCGAGTGGATGTCCGCGAGCATCCCAAAGATTTGGTCGTGTCGCTGGCGACCGCTTCATACCGGCAGTCATTGGTTCTGGCCGGGCTTTCGCCTTCCGAGGCCGAGAGCCTCGCGCAGTTCGGCAACCAGTAGATCGATAAGCTCCAGCCATTCACGGGTTCGCTCTTCGCGCAAATCCTCCGGCGTGGTCTGCGCAACCCTGGAGAGGGCGGCCTTGGCTTCGGCGAGTTCCTGGCAAAGATCGCAGAACGCCTCACTATGGTTCATCAGTCTGCGGATGGCGAGTTCGGCGTGCGGAAACCGGTGCGCCGCAGCGGCAAACGAAAGCTCCTTGCCGATCAGTCTGCCGTTCATCCCCATCACGCCTCTCCGAGCAGCCATAGATTAGGGGGAGCCCTGCAGTACGCCTAGCGAGTTTCTGTAACCTACGTCGTATATTGCGGCGCCGAGCTTGTTGGCGGATGTTTGCCGGGTTCCGAAACCACCCGCGCAAGTAGCGGCTCTCTCTATTGCCGCGCAGACACCGGGTATGTAACCTGTCGCGGAGCGGTGCCTCTGGAACCAGAGACAGCGGTCTATGCAATCGGGGGGTTGCCGTGACTTATCCTGCCGCATTCA
Encoded proteins:
- a CDS encoding cold-shock protein, whose product is MATGTVKFFNQDKGFGFITPDSGGPDVFVHVSALQAGGSLQDGQKVSYDVGQDRKTGKSKAENVHSI
- a CDS encoding PHB depolymerase family esterase: MRSLSDTLERLARMRSSKPTTPTASSILRKLDHFGSNPGALSAWHHIPKQLPVAPALVVVLHGCTQTAAGYDAGSGWTALAEDDGFVVLFPEQVRQNNANLCFNWFSVADTQRDRGEALSIRQMIATMVATHPIDERRIYITGLSAGGAMANAMMACYPDVFAGGAIIAGLPYAAASSIPEAFDRMRGHGLAPTNVAQTSLRAASRHDGAWPTISVWHGASDKTVVPENAAAIVAQWRGVHGLADHPTASETFNRHSRSVWRDAHSRDAIELYQISGMGHGTPIDASSGYGRGAPFMLDVGISSTVEIARNWGLVASFERRENTRPETSREQPAARQTPPSGGAENKIQSVIEKALRSAGLMK
- a CDS encoding Atu4866 domain-containing protein gives rise to the protein MVWVAAEGRVRHELLANGRYDEARGQRESAYQGRYDVSDNHIEYRDDAGFTADGDFGGGVLHHAGMLLHRRR
- a CDS encoding DUF2721 domain-containing protein; the protein is MDTPPIVSDLAVVIQTSLAPVFLLAGTAGFVSIYTIRLGRVSDRLNEITDRGQQQNKIFRSQLAYLRRRALVLEVAVTLGVVAGICTGGAILNLLAGTLAIELRQENLFWFFGGAIVSLIGSLVVFLFELALAGRNMVRQMQMDRGAIEED